Proteins encoded in a region of the Synechococcus sp. BIOS-U3-1 genome:
- a CDS encoding glycoside hydrolase family 10 protein, whose protein sequence is MTRAQEQLLRNRSGVLAGLLSLCIAAPASAQLPSVQPKRTLGVWLTNSPSRLYYDRQRLIRAMDELKAAGFNAIYPNVWSRGTTFHRSRFAPVEPALKKAGLQLDPICTLTQQARQRGMKVIPWFEYGLMEPADSAIVRQQPEWVLARADGNTVMTMHGKKMVWLNPAHPGVRKRFIGLVVEVMKRCRMDGLQLDDHFAWPVKLGYDPYTSALYETQTGAPPPKDHTNRYWMTWRRRQLTGLLRELRERLEKESLPKRISLSPGPFRFAYNHWLQDWELWAVGELIDDLVVQNYAYSLKGFAKDLNQPALRKARQWGLPVQIGVLAGFGKRTTPIPVLAEKKRLSNEQGYGVIYFYWEGLWGQHAGPEGAQFRKQEFKKLGAMH, encoded by the coding sequence GTGACCAGAGCACAAGAGCAACTCCTCCGGAATCGCTCAGGCGTGTTGGCTGGATTACTGAGCCTCTGCATTGCAGCTCCGGCATCAGCGCAGCTGCCCTCCGTTCAGCCCAAACGCACACTGGGGGTGTGGCTGACCAACAGTCCAAGCCGTCTGTACTACGACCGTCAACGTCTGATCCGGGCGATGGATGAGCTGAAAGCTGCAGGCTTCAATGCCATCTATCCCAATGTGTGGAGTCGCGGCACAACCTTTCATCGCAGTCGTTTCGCACCGGTTGAACCGGCGTTGAAAAAAGCCGGGCTTCAGCTCGATCCTATCTGCACGCTGACTCAACAGGCTCGTCAACGCGGGATGAAAGTGATCCCATGGTTTGAATATGGACTGATGGAACCCGCCGATTCGGCGATCGTGCGTCAGCAGCCTGAGTGGGTTCTAGCTCGTGCAGACGGCAACACCGTCATGACCATGCATGGCAAAAAAATGGTTTGGCTTAACCCAGCTCATCCCGGAGTGCGCAAACGTTTCATCGGCCTGGTGGTGGAGGTGATGAAACGCTGCCGAATGGATGGACTGCAGTTGGATGACCACTTCGCGTGGCCGGTAAAACTGGGATATGACCCTTACACCTCCGCGTTGTATGAAACGCAGACCGGTGCACCACCTCCAAAGGATCACACCAATCGCTACTGGATGACCTGGAGACGTCGTCAGCTGACAGGCCTATTAAGAGAACTGAGAGAACGTTTAGAGAAGGAATCACTGCCGAAACGCATCAGCCTTTCGCCCGGACCTTTTCGATTTGCTTACAACCACTGGCTGCAGGACTGGGAACTTTGGGCGGTCGGAGAACTCATTGATGATCTTGTCGTACAGAACTATGCCTATTCACTCAAGGGGTTTGCCAAAGATCTCAATCAACCCGCATTGCGCAAAGCGCGTCAGTGGGGATTACCTGTACAGATTGGAGTTCTAGCTGGTTTCGGAAAAAGAACCACACCAATCCCTGTCCTTGCAGAAAAGAAGCGGCTCAGCAATGAGCAGGGCTATGGAGTGATTTACTTTTACTGGGAAGGCTTATGGGGACAACATGCAGGGCCTGAAGGGGCACAATTCCGAAAGCAAGAATTTAAAAAGCTTGGAGCCATGCACTAA
- a CDS encoding ribose-phosphate pyrophosphokinase, giving the protein MTGFLTAARAEQEKIQHDTRRLRLFTGTSNPALSREIAAYLGVPDGPRVCKRFADGELYVQIQESIRGCDVFLIQPTCAPVNDHLMELLIMVDACRRASARQVTAVVPYYGYARADRKTAGRESITAKLTANLLVTSGVDRVLAMDLHSAQIQGYFDIPCDHIYGSPVLVDYLSDQDLGEVVVVSPDVGGVARARAFAKQMNDAPLAIIDKRRTGHNMAESLTVIGDVQNKTAILIDDMIDTGGTICAGARLLREKGASRVIACATHAVFSPPAAERLSADGLFEQVVVTNSIPIPSDRVFPQLQVLSVANMLGEAIWRIHEESSVSSMFR; this is encoded by the coding sequence GTGACCGGATTCCTGACTGCAGCCCGCGCCGAACAGGAAAAGATTCAGCACGACACCAGGCGTCTGCGACTTTTCACCGGCACCTCCAACCCAGCCCTGTCGCGTGAAATCGCCGCCTACCTGGGAGTACCAGATGGTCCAAGAGTCTGTAAACGCTTCGCCGACGGCGAGCTCTATGTGCAGATTCAGGAATCCATCCGCGGCTGCGACGTTTTCCTGATCCAGCCCACCTGCGCTCCTGTGAACGATCACCTGATGGAGCTACTGATCATGGTGGATGCCTGTCGACGCGCCTCCGCCAGACAGGTCACCGCTGTTGTGCCCTATTACGGCTATGCCAGGGCGGACCGCAAAACAGCAGGCCGCGAATCGATCACCGCGAAGCTGACCGCCAATCTGCTGGTGACCTCCGGTGTTGATCGAGTGCTGGCGATGGATCTCCATTCCGCCCAGATCCAGGGCTACTTCGACATTCCCTGCGATCACATCTACGGCTCTCCGGTCCTTGTGGACTACTTATCGGATCAAGACCTGGGAGAGGTGGTGGTGGTCTCTCCCGACGTGGGAGGTGTCGCTCGCGCCAGAGCCTTTGCCAAGCAGATGAATGATGCGCCTTTGGCCATCATCGACAAACGGCGCACAGGTCACAACATGGCCGAAAGCCTCACCGTGATTGGCGATGTGCAGAACAAAACCGCCATCCTCATCGACGACATGATCGACACCGGCGGCACAATTTGCGCCGGTGCACGCCTGCTGCGTGAGAAGGGGGCGAGTCGGGTGATCGCCTGCGCCACCCATGCCGTGTTCTCCCCACCTGCGGCAGAGCGCCTCTCGGCAGACGGTCTGTTTGAACAGGTGGTGGTAACCAACTCGATTCCAATCCCTTCAGACCGCGTGTTCCCGCAGCTCCAGGTACTCTCTGTGGCCAACATGCTGGGCGAGGCAATCTGGCGGATTCATGAGGAGAGCTCCGTCAGCTCGATGTTCCGCTGA
- a CDS encoding LCP family protein, with protein sequence MKDERPTVDPSPSRLKRWFGSHPFRTILRIAAAVAGASLIVGGLGVIWPKPDPMAAEPASADDPASLGPLPKRAVMVLMVGIDADGINDSTNQAAPTGPANADSLMLVQISAGQPVRVLQLPTELAVNLPGRKTLQSLADAYPLGGVALTANVIAEVVGLKEGEPERFVVMPRQALRSLVDGLGEVEVTLNQSYEHKDSAQNYSVNLQAGRQTLNGRQAEQLARYRPESKNDQARRSRQQSLLKGIHEQLNQPNAIVLLPSVIGEVSAQMETDLTPTEMMSLAAAALSSDQPPVITQLELAPRTGQQVMRELKPNQQLPLWPAPPGDAADN encoded by the coding sequence ATGAAGGACGAGAGACCAACGGTTGATCCTTCACCGAGCCGATTGAAGCGATGGTTCGGGAGCCATCCCTTCAGAACGATCCTGAGAATTGCCGCTGCTGTGGCTGGAGCCAGCCTGATCGTTGGGGGGCTTGGAGTGATCTGGCCGAAACCCGACCCGATGGCTGCGGAACCAGCGTCAGCCGATGATCCGGCCAGTCTGGGGCCGCTTCCCAAACGCGCTGTCATGGTGCTGATGGTGGGCATCGATGCTGATGGCATCAATGATTCAACCAACCAAGCAGCTCCCACAGGCCCGGCCAATGCCGATAGTCTGATGCTCGTCCAGATCAGCGCCGGACAACCCGTACGAGTCCTGCAACTCCCGACGGAACTCGCAGTGAATTTGCCTGGGCGCAAGACACTGCAGTCGCTAGCTGATGCTTATCCGCTTGGCGGTGTGGCCCTGACAGCTAATGTCATCGCTGAAGTGGTGGGCTTGAAAGAAGGGGAACCGGAACGATTCGTGGTCATGCCACGTCAAGCCCTTCGCAGTCTTGTGGACGGATTGGGTGAAGTGGAGGTCACGCTGAATCAGTCTTATGAGCACAAAGACTCTGCCCAGAACTACAGCGTGAACCTTCAGGCAGGACGGCAAACATTGAACGGCCGTCAGGCTGAACAGCTTGCCCGCTACAGACCTGAGTCCAAAAATGATCAAGCTCGGCGGAGTCGACAGCAAAGCCTCCTCAAAGGGATTCACGAGCAGCTGAATCAACCCAATGCGATCGTTCTTCTGCCCTCAGTGATTGGCGAAGTCAGCGCCCAGATGGAAACAGATCTCACACCGACGGAGATGATGAGCCTGGCAGCAGCGGCGCTCAGCAGCGATCAGCCACCGGTGATCACTCAGCTGGAACTGGCTCCTCGAACAGGACAGCAGGTGATGCGGGAACTCAAACCGAACCAGCAGCTTCCCCTCTGGCCAGCACCCCCTGGCGATGCTGCAGACAACTGA
- a CDS encoding NAD(P)-dependent oxidoreductase: MPMLLNDDFRNRSPDQVRVVVFGATGYIGRFVVKELVARGYNVVAFARERSGVGGRQNQESVRADFPGAEVRFGDVTNAESLTRHAFDQSVDVVISCLASRTGGRKDSWAVDYEATLNTYQQGKKAGLSHFVLLSAICVQKPLLEFQKAKLALEAELREGSNVTYSIVRPTAFFKSLGAQVESCRKGAPYVMFGDGELASCKPISESDLASYLSDCVVDQDKINQILPIGGPGEALSARQQGEMLFKALGKKPWMLSLPIALMDLPVGCLEFLSGTFPSLEDAAEFGKIGRYYAGESMLVWDEQRQHYDSAATPSYGNDTLEQFFERVVREGMDGQDLGDAALF, from the coding sequence ATGCCCATGCTTCTGAACGACGACTTTCGAAACCGTTCGCCGGACCAGGTGCGTGTTGTGGTCTTTGGCGCAACGGGATATATCGGTCGTTTCGTGGTGAAAGAGCTAGTAGCTCGCGGTTACAACGTCGTGGCTTTCGCCCGTGAGAGGAGTGGTGTCGGTGGCCGGCAGAACCAGGAGAGCGTGAGGGCAGATTTTCCTGGTGCGGAGGTTCGTTTCGGTGATGTCACCAATGCAGAGTCACTCACGCGTCATGCTTTTGACCAGTCAGTGGATGTGGTGATCAGTTGCCTCGCGTCACGCACTGGTGGACGCAAGGATTCATGGGCCGTTGATTACGAGGCCACCCTCAATACTTATCAGCAGGGAAAGAAGGCAGGTCTCTCGCATTTTGTTCTTTTGTCAGCGATCTGTGTACAAAAACCTCTGTTGGAATTTCAGAAAGCAAAGCTTGCGCTTGAGGCTGAGCTACGCGAAGGCAGCAATGTGACCTATTCGATTGTTCGCCCGACGGCGTTCTTCAAAAGCCTGGGAGCGCAGGTTGAAAGTTGTCGTAAGGGCGCCCCATACGTGATGTTCGGAGATGGTGAATTGGCAAGTTGCAAGCCAATCAGTGAGTCTGATTTGGCGTCTTATCTCAGTGATTGTGTGGTTGATCAAGACAAGATCAATCAAATTTTGCCGATTGGAGGACCTGGAGAGGCATTAAGCGCTCGACAGCAGGGCGAGATGCTCTTCAAGGCTTTAGGCAAAAAACCTTGGATGCTTTCCCTACCGATTGCATTGATGGATCTTCCTGTTGGTTGTCTTGAATTTCTATCCGGGACGTTCCCCTCGCTTGAGGACGCCGCTGAATTCGGCAAGATCGGCCGCTACTACGCTGGAGAGTCAATGCTTGTCTGGGACGAACAGCGTCAGCACTACGACAGTGCAGCGACGCCCTCCTATGGCAACGACACGTTGGAGCAGTTTTTTGAACGCGTTGTGCGTGAAGGGATGGACGGTCAGGACCTCGGTGATGCCGCTCTGTTCTGA
- the malQ gene encoding 4-alpha-glucanotransferase: MIPASIPRRRVGVLLHPTALPGSPVCGGLGAPARCWLKALAQHGIGVWQILPLSPPDGTGSPYSSPSSFAINPWLLDAKDLSDQGFLQAGDLEALPGVEAAHLSLDFPLADRRAAVLARQLRQHWDQLPHSHHAAFDRWRRDQSRWLHDHAAFMVLREQNEGRPWWEWPQQLAVHNQTALGEWCQTHRDRLLEQELLQWHLSRQWTQLRELARDLDVEILGDLPFYVARDSADVWSHRSLFSIAADGRLREQSGVPPDYFSATGQLWGTPVYSWSRHRRTGFRWWRERLRRQWQLADRLRLDHFRALASYWSVPGGETTAMNGAWRRSPGRELLSCLRRDAGGRLPLVAEDLGVITPDVEQLRDRFHLPGMKVLQFAFDGNPGNPYLPSNIHGTGWVVYPGTHDNPTSLGWWQRLDGDSRARFASCLDCPVEAPGWQLLELGLASTAQLVVAPLQDLLHLDDAARFNTPGTVGGNWDWRLPVFDDSVAGALQGYGLRAEVWSRR; the protein is encoded by the coding sequence GTGATACCTGCCTCGATCCCGCGTCGTCGCGTTGGAGTGCTGTTGCATCCGACTGCTCTGCCAGGTTCACCTGTCTGCGGTGGGTTGGGAGCTCCTGCCCGCTGTTGGCTCAAGGCTCTTGCGCAGCACGGAATCGGCGTGTGGCAGATCTTGCCACTCTCACCACCGGATGGAACTGGGTCTCCATACAGCTCGCCATCCAGTTTTGCCATCAATCCCTGGCTGCTGGATGCCAAGGATCTGAGCGACCAGGGGTTCCTTCAGGCGGGTGATCTAGAGGCTCTTCCCGGTGTGGAGGCAGCCCACCTCTCTCTGGACTTTCCACTCGCAGACAGGCGTGCTGCGGTTTTGGCCAGGCAATTGCGCCAGCATTGGGACCAGCTGCCGCACTCCCATCATGCGGCCTTTGATCGATGGCGGCGGGATCAATCCCGCTGGCTGCATGATCACGCTGCATTCATGGTGCTGCGTGAACAGAACGAGGGGCGTCCCTGGTGGGAGTGGCCTCAGCAGCTAGCAGTTCACAACCAGACAGCGTTGGGGGAGTGGTGCCAGACGCACCGGGATCGTCTTCTGGAGCAGGAGTTGCTTCAGTGGCATCTGAGCCGGCAATGGACACAGCTGCGCGAGCTTGCCCGCGACCTTGACGTGGAAATTCTCGGGGATCTCCCCTTCTATGTGGCTCGAGACAGCGCTGATGTCTGGAGCCATCGCTCATTATTTTCCATTGCTGCAGATGGAAGGCTGCGAGAACAAAGTGGTGTTCCACCTGATTATTTCTCCGCGACTGGACAGCTCTGGGGCACTCCCGTTTACAGCTGGTCAAGGCACCGCAGGACTGGTTTTCGCTGGTGGAGAGAACGTTTGCGGCGTCAGTGGCAGCTTGCTGACCGACTGAGGCTTGATCATTTTCGTGCTCTGGCCTCCTACTGGTCTGTCCCCGGTGGTGAGACCACGGCTATGAACGGCGCCTGGCGACGTTCTCCCGGCCGGGAGTTGCTCAGCTGTCTGCGTCGGGATGCTGGCGGTCGCTTACCTTTGGTGGCCGAAGACCTCGGGGTGATCACTCCAGATGTGGAGCAGCTGCGTGATCGTTTTCATTTGCCAGGAATGAAGGTGCTGCAGTTCGCTTTTGATGGCAATCCCGGTAATCCATACTTGCCGTCAAACATCCATGGCACAGGATGGGTGGTCTATCCAGGAACCCACGACAATCCAACAAGTCTGGGCTGGTGGCAACGGCTTGATGGCGACTCCCGTGCTCGTTTTGCCAGTTGTCTGGATTGTCCTGTTGAAGCACCTGGCTGGCAACTGTTGGAGCTGGGCCTGGCGTCAACTGCTCAGTTGGTGGTCGCACCACTGCAGGACCTGCTTCACCTGGATGATGCCGCTCGCTTCAATACGCCTGGGACGGTCGGAGGTAACTGGGACTGGCGTCTACCAGTGTTTGACGACTCGGTTGCAGGAGCACTTCAGGGCTATGGGTTGCGCGCTGAAGTCTGGTCAAGGCGATAG
- a CDS encoding helix-turn-helix domain-containing protein, producing the protein MTLFQRSFPWRWRRQRQREANAMDQSVKVAPLIEAGQRLRQHREQRGLSLRDLSREVRITTPVLEALERGWSDRLPEPAYLVAMLHRLEQYLQLDPNSLSGALPEDCFQQRLPQNQRRTRFTLGSIDIFTTWQGSLVYIVVISVSLLALNQQQRQLAIDNTKSFTPVPLNLQQDSDPLLQGLRPLAELKTQKMADSAAKLLENQPMHGVLEVTLKQPSTLTLSSEGGDRSSLKGATGTLTLQLLPPLQLSVQPAPEAGDVRWDGLTQKALNNQPGIYRLDQTSARNP; encoded by the coding sequence ATGACTCTGTTTCAACGTTCCTTCCCATGGCGCTGGAGGCGTCAGCGCCAGCGTGAAGCCAATGCAATGGATCAGTCGGTCAAGGTTGCCCCCCTGATCGAGGCTGGACAACGTCTGAGACAGCACCGTGAACAACGTGGGCTGAGCTTGAGAGATCTATCTCGGGAAGTGCGCATCACCACACCGGTGCTCGAAGCACTGGAACGGGGCTGGTCGGACCGCCTACCGGAACCGGCTTATCTGGTAGCGATGCTGCACCGACTTGAGCAGTACCTCCAGCTCGACCCCAATAGCCTGAGCGGAGCACTACCTGAAGACTGCTTCCAACAGCGGCTGCCCCAGAATCAGCGGCGCACACGCTTCACGCTCGGAAGCATTGACATTTTCACCACCTGGCAGGGGAGCCTGGTCTACATCGTTGTCATCAGCGTGTCCCTACTCGCGTTGAACCAACAGCAACGGCAATTAGCGATCGACAACACCAAGTCGTTCACTCCTGTTCCACTGAATCTTCAGCAGGATTCCGATCCACTGTTGCAAGGTCTGCGGCCGCTCGCTGAGCTCAAAACTCAAAAGATGGCTGACTCCGCTGCAAAGCTCTTAGAGAACCAACCCATGCATGGGGTGCTTGAAGTCACCCTGAAGCAACCAAGCACACTGACGCTCAGCAGTGAAGGGGGTGATCGCAGTTCCCTCAAAGGGGCAACCGGCACGCTCACGCTTCAGTTGCTTCCACCGCTTCAGCTGAGCGTTCAACCAGCACCAGAAGCAGGTGATGTTCGATGGGATGGGCTCACCCAGAAAGCGCTGAACAATCAACCCGGGATCTATCGCCTTGACCAGACTTCAGCGCGCAACCCATAG
- a CDS encoding pseudouridine synthase — protein MRQRLQKLMSAAGHCSRRQAEELLRQGRVEVNGTMAGLGDQADPETDLIFVDGTPLAKVTEERVLLLNKPPGVISSCHDPQGRKTVLDLIPAELRQGLHPVGRLDAESRGALLLSNQGDLTLKLTHPRYAHSKSYRVTVTGTPDQSRLERWRQGMQLDGSRTLPASVKLLQSKRGQSVLEVILREGRNRQIRRIVTLLGHSVLDLQRVAIGGLALGSTEEGCWRKLSRQEWQSLISSQAGEA, from the coding sequence ATGCGACAGCGACTTCAGAAACTGATGTCCGCCGCAGGGCACTGCTCGCGACGCCAAGCAGAGGAACTGCTGCGCCAGGGTCGAGTTGAAGTCAACGGAACGATGGCCGGACTCGGAGATCAGGCTGATCCCGAAACGGATCTGATCTTCGTAGATGGAACGCCGTTGGCCAAGGTGACTGAAGAGCGGGTTCTACTGCTCAACAAGCCGCCAGGTGTGATCAGCAGCTGCCATGACCCTCAGGGTCGCAAGACCGTACTGGACTTAATTCCCGCCGAGCTCAGGCAAGGACTGCATCCGGTTGGACGTCTAGATGCCGAGAGTCGTGGAGCTTTATTGCTCAGCAACCAGGGAGACCTCACGTTGAAGCTCACACACCCCCGCTATGCCCACAGCAAGAGCTACAGGGTGACGGTGACTGGAACACCGGATCAATCAAGGCTGGAACGATGGCGACAAGGCATGCAATTGGATGGCTCTCGAACCCTGCCTGCCAGCGTGAAACTGCTCCAAAGCAAGCGTGGACAAAGCGTGTTGGAGGTAATCCTGCGCGAAGGACGCAACCGGCAAATCCGCAGGATTGTCACGCTGCTCGGTCATTCCGTGCTGGACCTTCAGCGGGTTGCAATTGGTGGACTGGCTCTTGGATCCACGGAAGAAGGGTGCTGGCGCAAGCTGTCTAGGCAAGAATGGCAAAGCCTGATCAGCTCTCAGGCAGGTGAGGCGTAA